Proteins from a single region of Budorcas taxicolor isolate Tak-1 chromosome 11, Takin1.1, whole genome shotgun sequence:
- the LOC128055400 gene encoding glutathione S-transferase A4-like — MAAKPKLWYFHGRGRMESIRWLLAAAGVEFEEEFLETREQYEKLQKDGRLLFGQVPLVEIDGMELTQTRAILSYLAAKYNLHGKDLKETVRIDMYADGTLDLMLMVALAAFKPPEEKEESLALVVKKAKTRYFPVFEKILKDHGEDFLVGNKFSWADIQLLEAILMVEELDASVLCDFPLLKEFKTRISNIPTIKKFLQPGSQRKPPPDSHYVEVVRNVLQL; from the exons ATGGCGGCCAAACCCAAGCTCTGGTACTTCCACGGCCGAGGCAGGATGGAGTCTATCCGCTGGCTGCTGGCTGCAGCTGGTGTGGAG tttgaagaAGAATTTCTTGAAACAAGAGAACAATATGAGAAGTTGCAGAAGG ATGGACGCCTGCTTTTCGGCCAGGTGCCTCTGGTTGAAATTGATGGAATGGAGCTGACACAGACAAGAGCCATCCTCAGCTACCTTGCTGCCAAGTACAACTTGCATGGGAAGGACCTGAAGGAGACAGTCAG GATCGACATGTACGCCGACGGCACCCTGGATCTCATGCTGATGGTGGCGCTGGCTGCGTTCAAACCCCcggaggaaaaagaggagagcCTGGCTTTAGTCGTGAAGAAAGCTAAAACCCGGTACTTCCCCGTGTTTGAAAAG aTTTTGAAAGACCACGGAGAGGATTTTCTCGTTGGCAACAAATTCAGCTGGGCAGACATACAGCTCCTGGAAGCTATTTTAATGGTGGAAGAACTTGATGCTTCTGTTCTTTGCGACTTTCCTCTGCTAAAG GAATTTAAGACAAGAATCAGCAACATTCCTACCATTAAGAAGTTCCTGCAGCCTGGGAGTCAGAGGAAGCCGCCCCCAGATAGCCACTATGTCGAGGTTGTCAGGAACGTCTTGCAGCTCTAA